The window ttaaactaaaataaatttaattaatttaaaaggatagaCCACTTTCAATTCAAAGGAGAGCCAACTTGAATAGGCTCTTTTTTTTATCATTCTGTTCATACACCTACCCACCCACCCACTCATCTCATCTCACCAACCAAAAAAGGTACAACCATGACAGCCCCTAGTACAACATTCCTGTTTGATTCATGCATAAACAGAGCCGCAAGAGAGAGCCATCAATAAGAAAGCAGCTTGTTCTACTTCACCAAGTTTGTGAGTTGAACTTGATCTTGATCTTGATCTTGGTCTCTGCAATGCTACTACTTGTCTACCAAAAGGcaaaaacttcttctttaataAACAACcattactgctgctgctgctggtACTATCTCCACTGCTGCTCGTACTACTGTTACTGCAGTACTGGtttttattttcagatgatttcttcaatttcttgtCTTCTTTGTTCAATCCCAGAAGTGCTCTTCTCTTCTTCCTGCTCCTGATCCCACAAGCATTACACAATGACTGCATTCATAAAATCAATCATTACAATCTTttcaaaaatataataaaaatatctaattcaaaaatatatatcttaCTGACCTTAGGGCCAGCAGGGCCACCACGCCAAAGAGGGGTTTTTGTGGTACCACAATCAGCACATGTTTTTAGTTGGCTTTCTGCTTGGCTCATCATATCCTCAGATCCCCAACCCTATACCAAAAAAGAATCAGACATtagtatatatatagagagagagagagagtatgaTCAAAGGTAAAATGGTTCAAGGGTGGATCTTGATCACTCACTTTATCACTTAGATCCATCACTTTGATCAACTAATTAACTACAAAGACCAAGTGAAAAGAACATCCAACAGAACAACCTTGATCGCCTCAGCTTCAATGATCACACCTAAAACTACTAATACCAAAAACTAAGCAAAACCCAGAACAAGAAATCGTAGATAAATCAGCTGAATCACACTTGACTCTTGATTTCAACTAGACGAACAACTGATTAGACCCGCTCAAGAACTCAAAAAATGAAATGTTTAGcaggaaattagtagaaattaagGGGTTTAGTAAACCGACTTGAAGAGAGACTGCGGGAAAGATATAGAGAGAGACCGACACTGAAAGAGAGTAGTGGCTGATCTCAGGAGATATAAAATGTGGGGTTTATAAGAGGGCTTACGAAAACCCTAGGCGCGAGGGATTCTTGAAATGACTAAGTTACCCTTGGTTACGAAAATGTTTATCCCACAATCGACCCGCCATTAAAATGTTTTTTGTTATTTCTAGGGTGGGGTCAATATGGGCACTTTAGaagattttctttttctgtttgcCGCCTTATGTTAAATTTAGGGTTTTCAAGACTTGATCACCCCGCCAAGCTACACCCCCTTTCTCACTTCCTCAAGAAACGTTAAACGTTTTGTATAtaagaataaataattaattaattaacattATTAGATATCATTTTGTCACCTACTACTACTTTCGACAtgaatttcttttcctaaaactTGCTAATGCCAAGAGTATATATCACCTTGCAATAAGTGATGCATTCAATTGATTTATGAAatgtatatttaattttatttatataaatttgtTACTATATTTTTTACATAGAGTCCCACACTAAAAACGTTAGATTCAGTTGAATCCTATGATATAAGCGTAATACGCATTTCTATTATTAGAACAAATTAATATGAAATATATACTTGAATATTTATTCATATGTTAAATCGAATATGTAATTATTGTAATCTGCGATTGATTGCAACAATATTTATGCAACCTCCGTCGTTCATGCTTATATATAGCAAAGATAATAGGGTAATTTTTCATATATCTTAGGTTGTTGGTTTTACTGTCGTTTGTTGCATGCAACATAGTTTCTTTGTTTTTGGGTAAGTAAATGATTT is drawn from Nicotiana tabacum cultivar K326 chromosome 22, ASM71507v2, whole genome shotgun sequence and contains these coding sequences:
- the LOC107762304 gene encoding GATA transcription factor 15, which codes for MDLSDKGWGSEDMMSQAESQLKTCADCGTTKTPLWRGGPAGPKSLCNACGIRSRKKRRALLGLNKEDKKLKKSSENKNQYCSNSSTSSSGDSTSSSSSNGCLLKKKFLPFGRQVVALQRPRSRSRSSSTHKLGEVEQAAFLLMALSCGSVYA